The following DNA comes from Podarcis raffonei isolate rPodRaf1 chromosome 10, rPodRaf1.pri, whole genome shotgun sequence.
GAATCGCTGATGGTCAGTagagacaatgctgaactagatgtgtgtgtatgtgtcataCAATGATAAGCTAtgtaaccctttcccccccctttgtGCTCCTAAAATGTCAATTTTCAGCCCAGATTATTTTGACATGCTGGGATCACCCAGGAAGgccaaagaaagagaaagggtaTATGTTTACTTTTTGTGTACATTTTTAAGGTGGGAATGTGAACTTCTGTAGCCTACATATATGacaggtatttaaaatgagagttatCATAGCAAAATTGGCAAATGTGtctttttttttgctcttcaaaatatggcaaccctgaaaCAAGGTGTAAGTGAGGTTTTCAAAGGGGTACAACATATGAAGCTAATATTTGTGTAttatgctctctctttttttagataCGGAGGATAGCATGAATGATCATGAAGACACAAATGGCTCCAAAGAGAGTTTTAGAGAACAAGACATATATCTTCCAATTGCAAATGTGGCAAGGATAATGAAGAATGCTATACCTCAGACAGGAAAGGTAATAACTCAGAAAGAGAGCTTTGCTAGCATTCCATGTGTACTGTAAGAATCTTAGATTCAtcatagaattttttaaaatacggCATAATCATTGGGTTGCATTCAGTGGGGGTTTAAGACCAAATATTGAGAGCTCCTTCAGATGTGATGTAACAATGAGAGCAGGAAGTACAAGTGCTTTCTAATCCTCCACATCTCTAGCTGCCCAAAACAACTTTTGCATCTGCCTCTCATGGAGGGATTCCAGTCCTAGGTCCCcaattgttgctggactacatcccatcatccctgaccattctgCATATTGGCTGGTGGTTgcacttcagcaacatctgtggaCACACAGTTAGGGAAGGCTACTCtaaatgaatggcagctttggtttttcaattattattatttctaaaaaaCTACTACTCAATTCAAAATTGTCAAACATTTCAAAATTGAGGTAATTTTATTTTGTTGGCAGTTTTGCTGGTGTATATATTAGGGTTAATTCAGATTGGAAACAAGAAATAGTTTGATTACTagatgatgctgatgctgattaTTCTAGATTGCTAAAGATGCAAAGGAATGTGTTCAGGAGTGCGTAAGTGAATTCATAAGCTTTATAACATCGGAAGCAAGTGAGAGGTGTCATCAAGAAAAACGGAAGACTATAAATGGGGAGGATATTCTCTTTGCCATGTCCACTCTGGGATTTGACAGCTATGTGGAACCTTTGAAGTTGTACCTTCAGAAGTTCAGAGAGGTTTGTAATCTTTCTGTGGTTTTActttacaacagtttggaattTTG
Coding sequences within:
- the NFYB gene encoding nuclear transcription factor Y subunit beta, encoding MDGDSSTTDASQLGIAGDYIGGSHYVIQPHDDTEDSMNDHEDTNGSKESFREQDIYLPIANVARIMKNAIPQTGKIAKDAKECVQECVSEFISFITSEASERCHQEKRKTINGEDILFAMSTLGFDSYVEPLKLYLQKFREAMKGEKGIGAVTTADGLSEELTEEAFTNQLPAGLITADGQQQNVMVYTTSYQQISGVQQIQFS